One window of Quercus robur chromosome 12, dhQueRobu3.1, whole genome shotgun sequence genomic DNA carries:
- the LOC126707947 gene encoding uncharacterized protein LOC126707947: MAHRKHAEYLNKKIEFYDELAIVVGKDTATGAFAKSGVDIENEADNGDNGDSAEFVADNVDECVVEKGKNVNESSTTGSGISKSRKRGRAASTADDSVLTDLSGQLKEIAVALKEINRGPVDYTTLYNEVMAMMADGYSEDMLATAFDHLCENEKTARGFLAKNARLRKLWLDGYFFSQI; the protein is encoded by the coding sequence GCACATCGGAAGCATGCCGAGTAtctgaacaaaaaaattgagttttacgaTGAATTAGCGATTGTGGTGGGGAAGGATACAGCCACAGGTGCCTTTGCTAAGTCTGGAGTGGATATCGAAAATGAGGCAGATAATGGGGATAATGGGGATAGTGCAGAGTTTGTGGCAGATAATGTGGATGAATGTGTGGTTGAAAAGGGGAAGAACGTAAATGAATCATCCACCACTGGGTCGGGAATTTCCAAGTCCCGCAAAAGAGGGCGTGCAGCTTCTACTGCTGATGATAGTGTGCTGACTGATCTGTCTGGTCAGCTGAAGGAAATAGCTGTCGCTCTAAAAGAAATTAATCGGGGCCCGGTAGATTACACAACTTTGTATAATGAGGTAATGGCTATGATGGCGGATGGATATAGCGAAGATATGCTCGCTACTGCCTTCGACCATCTTTGTGAGAATGAGAAGACGGCACGTGGATTTTTAGCAAAGAATGCTAGGTTGAGGAAGTTGTGGTTAGAtggttattttttctcacaaatttgA